In the Salvia miltiorrhiza cultivar Shanhuang (shh) chromosome 8, IMPLAD_Smil_shh, whole genome shotgun sequence genome, ACAGGTAAGCGTCCTTTTTTTCTAATCACCTATCGATGTGAAGCTGAAGGATAACCCCATTTTAATATTTGATCATTTAATACAGTTTTTTCAAGTTGTGCAGGGCCGGATACTCCTGCTGGGGCATGGTCTTTTTTGTAGCAGCTTATGTTAATATTTGTATACAGGTTGGCCAGTTTTGACTGCAGAAAAGATTGCAAGATGCAGCCAATATATGATGGCTGAGGATTAAGTTCTTGTGATATCAATTCGACACAGAAATGAAGTGGCTTCTTCAGAGCGACTGTCGTGCTATGTTTAGTTTTTAGAATTTCAAGCAGCAGTTCTTACTCAGGCAATGATTTCCCTTTTCTTTAGAAGAttattgtttcctttttttcttccttttggATTCCTTAAGGTGTGTAATATTGAAACTCTTACATTCATCCTTCTGTTGTGACTAAATTGAATCGTGCTTTCACCGTATTGTTAGTATTGTGAAAACTTGGGCAACCAAGTTATTTTggtattctttttttctttcgtGAGTGTTTTTTTATGTGAACTGTTTTTTCAGTGAATTTCCTTATTTCGATAGTTTGTGGCACATGACAACATAAACTGTATGTAAAGCTGGTAATATGGATTTACACCATtaatttgttgtgaattcaattaTCTGAAGAATATCTGTTCAAAAGAAAGTCTTTCCTCTGTTCAAATGAAAACCTGCCTCGAATCAAGTTGCACCAACGTATACTGAAAATGCTCTATCAATATAATTAACAGTAGTATTAATCTATCAACCAAAATTCTAACAGAGGATTTCACCGCGTCACACACACTAATGCGTGTCTAACTACAAATTTAAACGAGTTAATGACATTTTAGTAAAACTCACCTGTCGGGCAAAATTGTAGAAGATACTTTTAGAGTATTAATCTTTGTGGTGCGTTTACtttaatggataaatttatcattgaaaaagaagggataacaaaaatttatgcttttaaatatcacatttcttttccaacatttgacacaaaagagaagctcgtcatttttcctttcttattttcacttcaaggatgaataatatCATAGAAAAAATAGGGATATTTCAATTttaatgtgataatattatcactccttgaagtgaaaaagaagaaatgaaaaatgatgattctcttttgtaaaaaatgagggaaaaggaaatgagacatttgaaatcataaattattagtatccctcattttttcataataaatttatccataaaaaataacacaaccttaaaaattaatatgttcaaatttttcataataaatttatccataacAAAGAACACAGCCTTATAGATTAATTTGTTCAAAAGAAAATCGGCCCTCTAATCATAGGAGGCAATTGAAGATTAATCTAGATAAATTGAATTATCTCAATTATTTGCTATTTGGACAAACTTTACATGTATAATAATAACATTCTAAATTTCCTTTTTAGACGTCGCATTTGTTACGTcctaacttaaaaaaaattactcctacTTCTTTACTCCCTATCTCTCCTCATTACTTATTTTACtactctcttttctctcttattttatctactttttttaatttatgtccTATTTTTTTGAAGCATTATTATTGGACTTTCGACTTTTTTTCACTACATGCCAAAGTTTCAAGTGTTAATGCACCCAGTTATGATGATTTCAAACTTCCAACATCACCATGTGAATGCAAGTAAAGAAACAATTAGCTACACATGCAACATAGAACCTTTTAAGAAACAAATTACCTTCACCATTGTAACACCTAAAGCATACCCATAACAAATAATTGGAATTAGAGACACGGCAAAATTCATGCATCAATTCAAAATTCATGAAAGAAAACATAAGAAATATCATTTAGCTACATTGTTTCCGATAAACCAAAACCATCATGTAGAAGACTTCTCAACCTACCCCAGCCTTTACACGTTGAAATACCCTCATGATAATTGAAGGCCAAGTCTGCAAAAAATCGAATCACATCTGATTCCCAAATTACTTGCTAGCATGCTTGGCTTTTGTGTGGGATTCCAAAGCTTTCTCTGAACCAAATGATTTGGTGCAGCTCTTGCACGAGACCGATCCTCCAGATTGTGGTGTCTGCTGATTTGGCTTGTTAGCAGGAGTCTTCCCAGCCTGCTTTGCCGGGTAAGGTGTGGCTACGTGACCACTAACCTTCTTTCCATCTGAACCAACAACATAAAATATATGAGACAAAGTAAACAATACAGCATATAAAAAAAGTAATCTATACAAAAGCTGAGACAAGATTATAACCAGTTTTCTGGGGGGTCACTTTGGCCTTCTTGTCTTGCACAGGAGTTTTAGTAGCAGATTCTGCAGCTCTTTTCTTGCTTGACTCGGCCTTAAAGAGGAAAATATAAGTACATACACAATCTACACATATCTCAAAAAATCAGAGACAAATAAGTCATGTTTTTACCTTCTTTGGTGTATCTTCATCACTCTCACCAGATTCATCAGAATCAGAATCATCCCCATCCTGCAATTgtctaactaattaattgaaGCCGTTGGAACATATTTCAATCTCAAAAGTTGCAAAATATAGTTGGCAAAATCAGGTATAGAACAATTACATAGGATCCAGTACTAACAATAGTTAATCCCAATAAAAATAGATGGCAGAACAGAATGCCATCAAATTTACAATAATATGCCATAAAAAATTGAACTGATAATCCATCATTTGTTGTCCacattaataaatatataaaaaattataataattatatctaTTATCATTTTCAGCTAGTGAACATTATAGTCAGCTAAATGAAATAAGAAACCACACTCAAGCCAAGATGACTTCAATAGACTCAAAAAACAAGAAAACCAAGTAATCAAAGCTAAACCTCAAACAACAGAAGCTCACTAGCTGAAAGAAATCAACATTCtgataataaatattaaatttatccaTAATTATTCAGAAATATTGGAGCAGCTGAGAATATTATAATACGAACCAGCATACTCTATTTGAATATGTGAATGTACCTCAGagtcatcttcatcatcatcttcagaCATCATATCATCACTGgtatcatcatcatcttctggATTGGCATCTTTGATAGGCTCAACAATCTTCACCTTCTGCTTACCAGCATCAGACTCTTTACCCTTGGCTTTAACAGCTTCTGCAGGTTTCTCTTGCTTAACCTTTGGCTCAGGTCTAGCTGAAGATTACATGACACAATATCTTAACACATTGAAATAAAACCAGTTGCCACCATGCCATTATCAGATATAAGCGTAAACTAGGTACCATTATTGACAGTCACGAGAGGAATATCCTCTTCAGAATCAGATTCATCTGAAAAAGTAAGCAAATAGATTACATAACCTAAACAACGTTGTTAGTAGGTAGATAGGGATGGGGTAAGAGggttaattttatattttgaagCAGGGTATAAATGTTAATTAATACAGTAATAATGGGATTAATACCAGATTCTTCCGACTGCATAGTGGGGATGAAAGAACTTGAGAGTCAAGGAAAAAATTCCAAACAATAATGCATATGATAGTGTTTGATAAGAAGACATTGCTTTAAAAGGAAAAATGCAATTCAAAGGATATTCATCAAAAGGGTTATTGGCCTTGTATCCGTAGAAGTAGATACTTCCACTTTTCCAGTTATGTGATAGCTCAAAATCTCTGTCGAACACCAAGTCAAACTGTTGCTGGGGCAGCTTCTCAGTGATTAGCGTTCCAAGAACAAGTTTCTTCCCATCAACATTCACAAATAAGCAGACAGAATCATTTGCTTTCTCCTTTTTCGACTCACCGAGACAAGCCTGTAAGAAAGAAAATTGATGTTCAGaataatgaaaactaaaataaacTAGATATCTAAACAAAATATTATCAGACCTGAGACAGATGCAAAACCATATTCTCGCCAGGTACAACCTTAAGAGGCTCTCCACTTTTGACCTCAACACCTGAACCAATGAGCATTTGCAGTTATAAATCCATTAAGAGAGGAATTTCAGGATGGTGAAAACGAAAAAAAAGATGTTGGCATAGGTAATTTAAGCAAACAATTTCTGAAAACATAGGAGTTTGCAATACTAATTTGAATAGTTTCTAATTGACGCGTTACAAATCATCGACAACAATGACGCTGCAAATCTTAAAAGGAGTCGCAATGTTTCTGAACAAATAATTTTACAGTGCAGGAAAGCAAATAACAAACACGCACAAAACAAGCAAGCTTACAATCACAAATGTTGCTCTGTTATGCTAAAGAATCCTCGTAATATGGTGAATAACAAcacaataatataatttatgtaACCGAAATCAAAGGAAGAAGATAATAAAGAGAAATGAAATAAAACTCACCCCAGAACTCCATTGCGCAGAAGGATGCGTGAGTGGCGTGCGAGAGTGGCGGGGTTTAGAGACAGTGAGATGTTTAGGGTTTTGAGAAGACGGGGAAAGGAGGCAAAAATCGAAACCCGACTAATGAAAATTGCTAGggctaaaaaatgaatttataaatGCGGGATGGGGTTTAGATACTATGCGACGCGGACTACCGTAATCCAAGTGGATGCTTCTGGAATCTGCACACTGGCGGTGGCGATGGCTCGTTTCGTTTTGGACTTTGGCTGTGGGCTTCGTTTATTTTGCTAAAGCTCATTGTCCAAAATTCACCCAATTTTATTTTGGGTAATTTTATTCATAGCCTCCGTTTTACTCACTATAGCCcccatctaaaataataataataaataattaaaaatttactatttcacCCTATAGCCCCAATTAAATATACTACAATTCATAGCCCccaataatatcatattattgtGCCCGactaaattttcaaaaattatatcgTCTTCTAAATGTCTTACGCCATTACGACGCCTTCATTAATTTCGGAACCCAGTATGTACCTCAAACATTACCCTGAAATCTAACTCCCAATTTTATATGATCATTATTTGAGAAACGAAATCAAAACCACATACCCCATTCAATAGACAATCAGTCATAAAAAGCGTACGGTGAAGACGTTGAATGGTGTTTATTTAGTCACATTCATGAGCCTTTCCATGAAGTGGAAATGGCAGGAGAAAATATCACAAATATA is a window encoding:
- the LOC130997927 gene encoding histone deacetylase HDT1-like, producing the protein MEFWGVEVKSGEPLKVVPGENMVLHLSQACLGESKKEKANDSVCLFVNVDGKKLVLGTLITEKLPQQQFDLVFDRDFELSHNWKSGSIYFYGYKANNPFDDMQSEESDESDSEEDIPLVTVNNARPEPKVKQEKPAEAVKAKGKESDAGKQKVKIVEPIKDANPEDDDDTSDDMMSEDDDEDDSEDGDDSDSDESGESDEDTPKKAESSKKRAAESATKTPVQDKKAKVTPQKTDGKKVSGHVATPYPAKQAGKTPANKPNQQTPQSGGSVSCKSCTKSFGSEKALESHTKAKHASK